A genomic region of Desulfosarcina ovata subsp. ovata contains the following coding sequences:
- a CDS encoding aldehyde ferredoxin oxidoreductase N-terminal domain-containing protein — protein MRYAETGYNLEVDLATGNIERVQTDPKLAETLLGGLGTCLKIMWDRTTPDTHAFDPENPLIISSGLMAGTPAFSSNRTLICTLSPKTNLLAYPMGGGFFAPELKYAGYDKIIFTNKSPKWVYLWVHNDKVEIRDAEHLLGTGAIEVQDLIREELNEPNAQVAAIGTAGELKSYIATVEMGRGSASRMGAASVWGDKKIKAVAVRGTKDVNLADGPAFLEALKDMRAFVDERNHNRLSSKNIMDIHTGVGSPQAMEIVDESWHTGGFSWGNARYRKKDFWNDELEEAWTKIQYGAIQRFISCYACPQQCGALIWHEEDPPYMAKCYSKLSYLFGSETEDQNFSWKILSKSFRYGVDSFSTPQVLAMAVEMRRDGVLKEEDFAATDEYPACPPPEEKQEVFLWILDRIGKGQGIGKILALGTKAAAEKIGVNPEHYAHNITKGEEQMNVKLGMLDPMYFLMFATNEKQSVPQIEGNWTQDAFRDPKDREEFVKDWIHLPHERFIKYFLDWEPKSREGGPFMNPEYPTPEIASDIVDWMEEIHNYDDSLGICCGMGGFCLKPAYHVHNYYKFVSTAAGIDVDQYGLRKIIHRSRNLHRAFQMRRGMTRADDAPPADHWRHRFPELEEKLLTTYYNFKGWNDDGVPTRIRLEELDLGYVADELEDLGILKKVETTDEDKETWESRRKEQWGY, from the coding sequence ATGCGATACGCAGAAACGGGGTATAACTTAGAAGTCGATTTGGCCACGGGAAACATTGAACGGGTCCAAACGGATCCGAAGCTGGCGGAAACCCTTCTCGGTGGCCTGGGCACCTGTTTGAAAATCATGTGGGACCGGACCACCCCGGACACGCACGCGTTTGATCCGGAAAACCCCCTTATCATCAGTAGCGGGCTGATGGCCGGCACGCCGGCATTCAGTTCCAACCGCACCCTTATTTGCACCCTTTCTCCGAAAACGAACCTGTTGGCGTATCCCATGGGGGGGGGATTCTTTGCTCCGGAACTGAAATACGCGGGCTATGATAAGATCATTTTTACCAACAAATCACCCAAGTGGGTCTATCTGTGGGTACACAATGACAAGGTGGAGATCCGAGACGCGGAACATCTGCTGGGGACGGGTGCCATCGAAGTCCAGGATCTCATTCGGGAAGAACTGAACGAACCCAATGCCCAGGTCGCGGCGATCGGAACGGCCGGGGAGTTGAAGTCATATATCGCCACCGTCGAGATGGGCCGCGGCAGCGCCAGTCGCATGGGGGCGGCATCCGTGTGGGGGGACAAGAAAATCAAGGCCGTTGCGGTCAGAGGGACCAAAGACGTCAACCTGGCCGATGGCCCGGCCTTTTTGGAAGCCTTGAAGGATATGCGTGCGTTTGTAGACGAACGCAATCACAACCGTCTGTCCAGCAAGAATATCATGGATATTCACACCGGCGTGGGATCGCCGCAGGCCATGGAGATCGTGGATGAAAGCTGGCATACGGGCGGGTTTTCATGGGGAAATGCCCGTTACCGCAAAAAAGACTTCTGGAACGATGAACTCGAGGAGGCCTGGACAAAAATTCAATACGGCGCGATCCAGCGTTTCATCAGCTGTTATGCCTGCCCGCAGCAATGTGGGGCCCTGATCTGGCATGAAGAGGATCCGCCTTACATGGCCAAGTGCTACTCCAAGCTTTCCTATCTGTTCGGTTCCGAGACCGAAGACCAGAACTTCAGCTGGAAAATTCTTTCGAAGTCCTTCCGATATGGCGTGGATTCCTTTTCCACTCCGCAGGTTCTGGCGATGGCCGTGGAAATGAGACGCGACGGCGTCCTGAAGGAAGAAGATTTTGCCGCAACCGATGAGTACCCTGCCTGCCCGCCTCCGGAGGAAAAACAGGAGGTTTTCCTGTGGATTCTGGACCGGATCGGCAAAGGACAGGGAATCGGCAAGATTCTTGCTCTGGGAACCAAGGCGGCGGCCGAAAAGATCGGCGTTAATCCGGAGCACTACGCGCACAACATTACCAAAGGGGAAGAGCAGATGAATGTCAAGCTGGGCATGCTCGATCCCATGTACTTTCTCATGTTTGCTACCAATGAGAAACAGAGTGTTCCCCAGATCGAGGGTAACTGGACCCAGGATGCTTTTCGCGATCCTAAGGACCGTGAGGAATTTGTCAAGGACTGGATCCACCTTCCCCATGAACGGTTTATCAAGTATTTTCTGGATTGGGAGCCCAAGAGCCGTGAGGGCGGACCGTTCATGAATCCCGAATACCCGACTCCGGAGATTGCTTCCGACATCGTGGACTGGATGGAGGAAATCCACAACTATGACGACTCCCTGGGGATTTGTTGCGGGATGGGCGGATTTTGCCTCAAGCCGGCCTATCATGTGCACAATTACTATAAATTCGTTTCAACGGCAGCCGGAATCGATGTGGATCAATACGGGCTCAGGAAGATTATTCACAGAAGCCGGAATCTGCACCGGGCCTTCCAAATGAGACGAGGCATGACCCGGGCCGACGACGCGCCACCCGCGGATCACTGGCGCCACCGCTTCCCCGAACTCGAGGAAAAACTCCTGACGACCTATTACAATTTCAAGGGATGGAACGATGACGGGGTTCCGACGCGCATACGCCTCGAGGAGCTGGATCTGGGATACGTCGCCGATGAGCTTGAGGACCTGGGAATTTTGAAAAAGGTCGAAACGACGGATGAGGATAAGGAAACGTGGGAAAGCCGGCGTAAGGAGCAATGGGGATACTAG
- a CDS encoding FAD-dependent oxidoreductase — protein sequence MVVGGGISGIQASLDLASAGFKVYMVDKSPTIGGHMSQLDKTFPTNDCSMCIESPKFIECNRHPNIEILTYTEIAAVEGEAGNFAVTLIKKPRYIDEEKCTGCTACVEYCPINYPDPFNQNISDNKAIHIYFAQAVPLVTYIDDSCLYLKEGKCRLCERVCTADAIDFMQKPEKMTVKVGAVILAPGIEAFDPTVQKEYRYGEFANVVTSLDFERLLCATGPYEGEILRATDKKHPHNIAWIQCVGSRRITPGENSYCSGVCCTYTQKQVILAKDHDMDAKCTIFHNDIRSFGKDFERFYQRTASLPDVRFVRSYASIVKEDPQTGNITVRYSTPNEGVKEEEFDMVVLSVGLTPPAGMKDLADKFGVQLNEHGFCQINPTNPMQSSRKGVFISGAFAGPMDIPESVLSASGAGSLCGEMLDYQRGELARSRVYPNERDVTAEEPRVGVYVCHCGANIGRVVNIPSAVDYALTLPNVVHAEDSLFICSTEAAKRLADSIREKGLNRVVVAACTPRTHEPLFRDTLREAGINQYYFEFANIREHCSWVHSKEPESATQKAKDLIRMSVARVCCLEPLQEFELPVDKNAMVVGGGVAGMTAALSLANQHHDVYLIEREKQLGGMARRLHSTLEGMDVQAYLKDLTQKVFQHPQVHVYTEASIVETEGYVGNFHTKVRSKRGLTDIQHGASIIAIGAEEHRPNEYLYGEDERVMTQLELEERIAGGDAAVTEAQNIVMIQCVGCRNEDRNYCSRICCSHAVKNALTLKEKNPDMNIYVLFRDMRTYRFAEDYYRKASENEVKFIRFEPEDAPTVEAAEAEGTPVIRVTATDYVLGQKLELDADFLVLSAATVPAATSDEVSRQFKVTLGPDGFFTEAHVKLRPVDFAAEGIFLCGMAHYPKHIGETISQAYGAAGRAAGLLSQDALIASGSVCQVDETRCVSCGACISVCSYGAIDFYENAKGYRPARVNPVLCKGDGLCNAKCPTGAIQLKHYTDKEIVRQLDAEIPDLKACAAA from the coding sequence ATGGTCGTCGGCGGTGGCATCAGCGGCATTCAGGCGTCGCTGGATCTCGCCTCGGCAGGCTTCAAGGTATACATGGTCGACAAATCCCCGACCATCGGCGGGCACATGTCTCAGCTGGACAAGACGTTTCCCACCAATGACTGCTCCATGTGCATCGAGTCGCCGAAATTCATCGAGTGCAACCGGCATCCAAATATTGAAATTCTGACCTATACGGAGATCGCTGCAGTCGAGGGGGAGGCGGGAAATTTTGCCGTTACGCTGATAAAAAAACCACGGTATATCGATGAGGAAAAATGCACGGGATGCACCGCCTGTGTGGAGTATTGCCCCATCAACTATCCCGACCCGTTCAACCAGAATATTTCGGACAACAAGGCCATCCACATTTACTTCGCCCAGGCCGTTCCCCTGGTTACCTATATCGATGACAGCTGTCTGTACCTGAAAGAGGGGAAATGCCGGCTCTGCGAGCGGGTCTGTACCGCCGATGCCATCGATTTCATGCAAAAGCCGGAAAAGATGACCGTCAAGGTCGGCGCGGTGATTCTCGCACCGGGCATCGAAGCCTTTGATCCGACGGTGCAGAAAGAATACCGCTACGGCGAGTTTGCCAATGTCGTCACATCCTTGGACTTCGAACGGCTGCTGTGCGCCACGGGCCCCTATGAAGGAGAGATTCTGCGCGCCACCGACAAGAAACACCCCCACAACATCGCCTGGATCCAGTGCGTGGGCTCCAGAAGGATCACGCCGGGGGAAAACAGCTACTGCTCGGGAGTCTGCTGCACGTATACCCAGAAGCAGGTGATTCTGGCCAAAGACCACGACATGGATGCCAAATGCACCATTTTTCACAATGACATCCGATCGTTCGGAAAGGATTTCGAACGCTTTTACCAGCGCACCGCCAGCCTGCCCGACGTTCGATTCGTTCGCAGCTATGCCTCCATCGTCAAGGAGGATCCGCAAACGGGAAACATTACCGTGCGGTATTCCACGCCCAATGAGGGCGTCAAGGAAGAGGAATTTGATATGGTGGTGCTGTCCGTGGGGCTGACCCCGCCGGCGGGCATGAAGGATCTTGCGGACAAGTTCGGTGTCCAGCTCAACGAGCATGGATTCTGCCAGATCAACCCCACCAATCCCATGCAAAGCTCCCGCAAGGGGGTTTTTATCAGCGGCGCATTCGCCGGTCCCATGGATATTCCGGAATCGGTGCTCAGCGCCAGCGGGGCGGGCTCCCTGTGCGGGGAAATGCTGGATTATCAGCGCGGTGAGCTGGCCCGCAGCCGGGTCTATCCCAACGAGCGGGACGTTACCGCCGAGGAACCCCGGGTGGGGGTCTACGTCTGCCATTGCGGCGCCAACATCGGGCGGGTGGTGAACATCCCGTCCGCGGTGGACTATGCGCTGACCCTTCCCAACGTCGTGCACGCCGAGGACAGTCTGTTTATCTGCTCCACCGAGGCCGCCAAGCGGCTGGCCGATTCCATCCGGGAAAAGGGGTTGAACCGCGTGGTGGTCGCCGCCTGCACACCGCGAACCCACGAACCGCTTTTCCGGGATACGCTGCGTGAGGCCGGCATCAACCAGTACTACTTCGAATTTGCCAATATCCGCGAGCACTGTTCCTGGGTGCATTCCAAGGAACCGGAATCCGCCACGCAAAAGGCCAAGGACCTGATTCGTATGTCGGTGGCGCGTGTCTGTTGCCTGGAACCGCTTCAGGAATTCGAACTGCCCGTGGACAAGAACGCGATGGTTGTCGGCGGTGGGGTTGCCGGCATGACCGCGGCCCTCTCCCTGGCCAATCAGCATCACGATGTGTACCTGATCGAACGGGAAAAACAGCTCGGCGGCATGGCCAGAAGGCTTCATTCCACGCTGGAAGGCATGGACGTGCAGGCCTATCTGAAGGATCTGACGCAGAAGGTTTTTCAGCATCCGCAAGTGCATGTGTACACGGAGGCGTCGATTGTCGAAACCGAAGGGTATGTGGGCAATTTCCACACCAAGGTGCGCTCCAAACGGGGATTGACGGACATCCAGCACGGTGCTTCGATTATCGCCATCGGCGCGGAAGAACACCGTCCCAACGAATACCTTTACGGTGAAGACGAGCGGGTCATGACCCAGCTGGAGCTGGAAGAGCGCATCGCCGGAGGTGATGCGGCCGTCACCGAGGCGCAAAACATCGTCATGATCCAGTGCGTGGGATGCCGAAACGAAGATCGGAATTACTGCAGCCGGATCTGCTGCAGCCATGCGGTCAAAAATGCGCTGACGCTGAAAGAGAAAAATCCGGACATGAACATCTATGTTCTTTTCCGGGATATGCGAACCTACCGGTTTGCCGAAGACTACTACCGGAAAGCATCGGAAAACGAAGTCAAGTTCATCCGCTTTGAGCCGGAAGACGCCCCGACCGTGGAGGCGGCCGAAGCAGAAGGAACGCCTGTTATTCGGGTGACGGCTACCGATTACGTCCTGGGTCAGAAACTCGAACTGGATGCCGATTTTCTGGTCCTGTCGGCGGCAACGGTCCCGGCGGCCACCAGCGACGAAGTATCGCGCCAGTTCAAGGTGACCCTGGGACCGGACGGGTTCTTCACGGAAGCCCATGTCAAATTGCGGCCCGTTGATTTTGCGGCCGAAGGGATTTTCCTGTGCGGCATGGCGCATTATCCGAAACACATCGGCGAAACCATCAGCCAGGCATACGGTGCCGCAGGGCGTGCCGCCGGCCTGTTGTCCCAGGATGCGTTGATCGCATCCGGATCGGTCTGTCAGGTGGATGAAACCCGGTGTGTTTCCTGTGGCGCCTGCATCTCAGTGTGCTCCTACGGGGCCATCGATTTTTACGAAAACGCGAAAGGCTATCGTCCGGCCAGGGTCAATCCCGTTCTGTGTAAGGGAGACGGGCTGTGCAACGCCAAATGCCCGACCGGGGCCATTCAGTTGAAGCACTATACCGACAAGGAAATTGTCCGCCAGCTCGACGCGGAAATTCCGGATCTGAAAGCCTGCGCAGCGGCATAG
- a CDS encoding complex I 24 kDa subunit family protein → MNNAKIDQIIDQHDGEASSLIQVLLQIQSENNWLPKEALERVSQRLDVPLTRVQHIATFYKAFSLVPKGRHGVHICMGTACHVRGAARVLDAVQDQIGIHPGETDLDLNFSLETVNCLGCCALGPVVEIDGKTHGKMTPGQSADVLKQYE, encoded by the coding sequence ATGAACAACGCAAAAATCGATCAGATTATCGACCAGCATGACGGCGAGGCCAGTTCGCTCATCCAGGTGCTCCTGCAGATCCAGAGCGAGAACAACTGGCTGCCCAAGGAAGCGCTGGAGCGGGTCAGCCAGCGTCTCGATGTACCGCTGACCCGGGTCCAGCACATTGCGACCTTTTACAAAGCCTTCAGTCTGGTGCCCAAGGGCCGCCACGGCGTTCACATCTGCATGGGCACCGCCTGCCATGTGCGCGGCGCCGCGCGTGTCCTCGACGCGGTCCAGGACCAGATCGGCATCCATCCCGGCGAGACCGACCTGGATCTCAACTTCAGCCTGGAGACGGTCAACTGCCTGGGATGCTGCGCGTTGGGGCCGGTTGTGGAAATCGATGGGAAGACGCATGGCAAGATGACGCCAGGCCAGAGTGCAGACGTGTTAAAACAATACGAGTAG
- a CDS encoding ArsR family transcriptional regulator — translation MSISQITSLLEEKPLSTGEIAEALGLNPSEVSRHMNSSSRYGFVRYDTEQKCYALV, via the coding sequence ATGTCCATCAGCCAGATTACCTCGCTGTTGGAAGAAAAGCCCCTTTCGACCGGAGAGATCGCCGAGGCGCTGGGACTCAACCCGTCCGAAGTTTCCCGGCACATGAACAGCTCGTCACGCTACGGGTTTGTGCGCTACGACACCGAGCAGAAGTGTTACGCGCTGGTATAA
- a CDS encoding (Fe-S)-binding protein: METLAPFKEVIEEIKEAGGEVFKLCFQCGKCDTVCPWNRVRQFSMRKLIRQATFGLTEIDGEDIWRCTTCGRCPEYCPRGVKQIELGVSLRRIATAYEVFPASVKSARTARASLISEGNPLQFDRKKRADWVSANDVAVKPFEEGMEMLYFVGCYLSFDPRMKKVAVATAGILNKAGIDFGILGEKENCCGESIRKTGSENVFKDLARENIKTFVDHGVKRILVSSPHCYHTLKNEYPEFMANFEVVHVTQYLLELIESGRLEITGSYEKTVAYHDPCYMGRHNGIYDEPREVLRRIPGLKLVELADNRVDSLCCGGGGGRIWMDTPKEERFSDIRLQQAMDVQAQELATACPYCITNFEESRLNMEIEDVLDVKDITEIVQAVI; this comes from the coding sequence GTGGAAACATTAGCCCCTTTCAAAGAAGTCATCGAAGAGATCAAAGAGGCAGGTGGAGAGGTATTCAAGCTGTGTTTTCAATGCGGCAAGTGCGATACGGTCTGCCCGTGGAACCGGGTGAGGCAGTTCAGCATGCGCAAGCTGATCCGGCAGGCCACCTTCGGGCTGACGGAGATCGATGGCGAGGACATCTGGCGCTGCACCACCTGCGGGCGCTGCCCCGAGTACTGTCCCCGGGGGGTCAAGCAGATCGAGCTGGGCGTTTCCCTGCGGCGTATCGCCACGGCCTACGAGGTTTTTCCCGCGTCGGTGAAGTCGGCCCGCACGGCACGGGCCAGCCTGATTTCCGAAGGCAACCCCTTGCAGTTCGACCGCAAGAAACGCGCCGACTGGGTCAGCGCCAATGACGTCGCTGTCAAGCCCTTCGAAGAAGGCATGGAGATGCTTTATTTCGTGGGCTGTTACTTAAGCTTTGATCCGCGCATGAAAAAGGTCGCCGTGGCCACGGCCGGCATTCTCAACAAGGCCGGCATCGATTTCGGCATCTTGGGCGAGAAAGAGAACTGCTGCGGCGAGAGCATCCGCAAGACCGGCAGCGAGAACGTGTTCAAGGACCTGGCCAGAGAGAACATCAAAACCTTCGTGGATCATGGGGTCAAGCGCATCCTGGTCTCCTCCCCGCACTGCTACCACACCCTGAAAAACGAATATCCCGAGTTCATGGCCAATTTCGAGGTGGTGCACGTCACCCAGTACCTGCTCGAGCTGATCGAGAGCGGCCGGCTGGAGATCACGGGCAGCTATGAAAAAACGGTGGCCTACCACGATCCCTGCTACATGGGCCGGCACAACGGGATTTACGACGAACCGCGCGAGGTGTTGCGGCGCATCCCCGGCCTGAAGCTGGTGGAGCTGGCCGACAACCGCGTGGACAGCCTGTGCTGCGGCGGCGGGGGCGGCCGGATCTGGATGGATACGCCCAAGGAAGAGCGTTTTTCCGACATCCGGTTGCAGCAGGCCATGGACGTTCAGGCCCAGGAGCTGGCCACGGCCTGCCCCTACTGCATCACCAACTTTGAGGAGAGCCGCCTGAACATGGAAATCGAGGATGTCCTGGACGTCAAGGACATCACCGAGATCGTCCAGGCCGTGATCTAA
- a CDS encoding (4Fe-4S)-binding protein yields the protein MAKIKKTIRRINIKADLCNGCRLCEIMCSAAHSTPKYGTINPARARIQIIRDPLKDIWLPVFAGEYTPAECSGRLNYEIDNKSYGECAFCRAVCPSRGRFVEPDSGLPLGCDMCQSDPELETPACVEWCMRDVLTYEEREVEVEEEDLKLDEMKIGLEALANRYGMDEIKDAVARMSQKA from the coding sequence ATGGCCAAGATAAAGAAAACGATCAGAAGAATCAACATCAAGGCGGATCTGTGCAACGGCTGCCGGTTGTGCGAAATCATGTGCTCGGCGGCGCATTCCACTCCCAAATATGGCACAATTAACCCGGCCAGGGCCCGTATTCAGATCATTCGCGATCCCCTGAAAGACATCTGGCTACCGGTATTTGCCGGAGAATACACGCCCGCCGAGTGCAGCGGACGGCTCAACTACGAGATCGACAACAAATCATACGGAGAGTGCGCCTTCTGCAGGGCCGTATGCCCTTCCCGGGGACGCTTCGTCGAACCGGATTCCGGCCTGCCGCTTGGATGCGACATGTGCCAGAGCGATCCGGAGCTGGAAACACCAGCTTGCGTGGAATGGTGCATGCGTGACGTACTCACTTACGAGGAACGGGAAGTGGAAGTCGAGGAAGAGGACCTAAAACTGGACGAGATGAAGATCGGACTCGAGGCCCTGGCTAACCGGTATGGGATGGATGAAATCAAAGACGCCGTTGCCAGAATGTCTCAAAAAGCGTGA
- a CDS encoding (2Fe-2S) ferredoxin domain-containing protein, which yields MQRINSAAELDARREDIRAGKDADRPAIAVCSGAGCAGLSNGRVIAAFEKELESQGLAGKVDLRATGCHGLCELGPNVVIYPEEIYYVHVKPEDVAEIVKETVQGKKVVDRLVYSDPASGEKAVHLSEIPFYKYQSRNLIGNNTRINPSSIDDYIGIGGYAALAKALFGMKPEQVLDEVKKANLRGRGGGGFPAGLKWETTRNAPEKEKYVIVNGHEGEPGAFMDRAVFTGNPHLVLEGLIIGAYAIGAHQGFIYTRHDSKLLKQNIDRALKQARENGLLGENILGSGFDFDVEVHFDVGIFVSGESSALMRSIEGKNPEPRPKYIRTSVSGIWDKPSNLNNVETWANVPQIIEKGAEWYTGIGTESSKGTKMISLSGNIVNSGVVEVPFGTTLRQIIFDIGGGIPGGKKLKALHFGGAMGGSIPESLIDTPLDFDALKKVGAPMGAGALMVMDEDTDMVEMARFFLTFLTNESCGKCVPCREGIQQLLKILTDICKGEGKKGDIETMEEIADVMSAASLCSLGKTATDPLRGTLKYFREEYETNIH from the coding sequence ATGCAAAGGATAAATTCAGCAGCTGAGTTGGATGCAAGAAGAGAAGATATACGGGCCGGGAAAGACGCTGACAGGCCGGCCATTGCCGTATGTTCCGGTGCGGGTTGCGCGGGCTTAAGCAACGGCCGAGTGATCGCAGCGTTTGAAAAAGAACTGGAAAGCCAAGGGCTGGCGGGAAAAGTCGACCTCAGGGCCACCGGATGCCACGGTCTTTGTGAGCTGGGGCCCAATGTGGTCATCTATCCGGAAGAGATCTACTATGTCCATGTAAAACCCGAGGACGTTGCGGAAATCGTCAAGGAAACCGTCCAAGGCAAAAAGGTGGTCGATCGCCTGGTTTATTCGGATCCGGCAAGCGGTGAGAAAGCCGTGCATTTAAGCGAGATTCCGTTTTACAAATACCAATCCCGGAACCTGATCGGCAACAATACCCGGATCAATCCTTCCAGTATCGACGACTATATCGGGATCGGCGGATATGCGGCGCTTGCCAAAGCGCTTTTTGGAATGAAACCCGAACAGGTGCTGGACGAAGTCAAAAAGGCCAACCTCCGCGGACGCGGCGGCGGTGGATTTCCCGCCGGCTTGAAGTGGGAGACGACCAGAAATGCGCCGGAGAAGGAAAAATACGTGATTGTCAACGGCCACGAAGGAGAGCCGGGTGCATTCATGGACCGGGCCGTTTTCACGGGAAACCCGCATCTGGTGCTGGAGGGGCTGATTATCGGTGCATACGCCATCGGTGCCCATCAGGGATTTATCTACACCCGCCATGACTCAAAGCTGTTGAAGCAGAATATCGACCGTGCCCTGAAACAGGCCCGGGAAAATGGCCTGTTGGGAGAAAATATTCTCGGTTCCGGCTTTGATTTCGATGTGGAAGTTCATTTTGATGTGGGTATTTTCGTTTCCGGTGAATCCAGCGCCCTGATGCGTTCCATTGAAGGAAAGAATCCGGAACCGCGGCCCAAGTACATCCGGACATCGGTCAGCGGCATCTGGGACAAACCCAGCAATCTGAACAACGTGGAAACCTGGGCCAACGTGCCGCAGATCATCGAAAAAGGGGCCGAGTGGTATACCGGGATCGGAACGGAGAGCAGCAAGGGAACCAAAATGATTTCGCTTTCCGGCAACATCGTCAACTCCGGTGTGGTGGAAGTGCCTTTCGGCACCACGCTGCGGCAGATCATCTTCGATATCGGCGGCGGCATTCCCGGAGGAAAAAAGCTCAAGGCACTTCACTTCGGCGGTGCCATGGGTGGCTCCATTCCCGAAAGTCTCATCGACACGCCGCTGGATTTTGACGCGCTAAAAAAGGTAGGCGCCCCCATGGGTGCCGGTGCGCTCATGGTGATGGACGAAGATACGGACATGGTCGAGATGGCCAGATTTTTCCTTACCTTTCTCACCAATGAATCCTGCGGCAAATGCGTCCCCTGCCGCGAGGGAATTCAGCAACTGCTCAAGATTCTGACCGACATCTGCAAGGGAGAAGGAAAAAAAGGCGATATCGAGACTATGGAGGAGATTGCCGACGTGATGAGTGCGGCATCTTTGTGTTCGTTGGGAAAAACCGCCACCGATCCGCTCCGGGGGACCCTGAAATATTTCAGGGAGGAATACGAAACGAACATTCACTAG
- a CDS encoding (Fe-S)-binding protein, translating into METVAPFKEVIEEIKENGGEAFKMCFQCGLCDSVCPWNRFRDFSMRKLVREATFGLTEIDGEDLWLCTTCGRCPERCPRGVQQIESGVALRRMANLYDVYPKTAKPLRTIRGSLISEGNSLSGERGKRGAWADGMAVKPFAADMEILYFPGCYPSFDPRMKKVARATAEILNKAGVSFGILGEKESCCGESIRKTGAEELFVKLAKENIKTFIDQGVRKILVSSPHCYHTFKNEYPDFMVHFEIVHISQYLFELIQTGRLEINKEYKKTITYHDPCYLGRHNNIFDEPREVLKSVPGIGLLELYESRRESLCCGGGGGRVWMETDKDQRFGALRLQQALDVGAEELVTCCPYCITMFEDSRITMEIEDKIVIKDITEIIQAVI; encoded by the coding sequence TTGGAAACTGTAGCCCCTTTCAAAGAAGTCATTGAAGAGATAAAGGAAAACGGCGGCGAAGCCTTCAAGATGTGCTTTCAGTGCGGCCTATGCGACAGCGTCTGTCCCTGGAACCGGTTCAGAGACTTTTCCATGCGCAAACTGGTCCGGGAGGCCACATTCGGGTTGACCGAAATAGACGGCGAAGACCTGTGGCTTTGCACCACCTGTGGACGATGTCCCGAACGGTGTCCCAGGGGGGTGCAACAGATCGAATCCGGCGTGGCCCTGCGACGGATGGCAAACCTGTACGATGTCTATCCCAAAACGGCAAAACCTCTGCGCACCATCCGGGGAAGCCTGATCAGCGAAGGCAACTCTCTGAGCGGGGAGCGGGGGAAAAGGGGAGCCTGGGCGGACGGAATGGCCGTCAAGCCATTTGCCGCGGATATGGAAATTTTATATTTTCCAGGCTGTTATCCCAGCTTTGATCCGCGGATGAAAAAGGTCGCCCGGGCCACTGCCGAAATTTTAAACAAAGCCGGGGTGAGTTTCGGGATACTGGGAGAAAAAGAAAGCTGTTGCGGGGAAAGCATCCGCAAAACCGGAGCCGAGGAACTTTTCGTCAAACTGGCCAAGGAAAACATCAAAACCTTCATCGATCAGGGCGTCAGGAAAATTCTTGTTTCCTCGCCGCATTGCTACCATACCTTCAAAAACGAATATCCGGATTTCATGGTCCATTTCGAGATCGTCCATATCTCCCAGTACCTGTTCGAACTGATCCAAACGGGCAGGCTCGAGATCAATAAGGAATACAAAAAAACCATCACTTACCATGATCCCTGCTATCTGGGCCGGCATAACAACATTTTCGACGAGCCCCGCGAGGTTCTGAAAAGCGTGCCGGGTATCGGACTGCTCGAACTTTACGAATCCCGACGGGAAAGTCTTTGCTGTGGCGGCGGTGGCGGAAGGGTGTGGATGGAAACGGACAAGGATCAGCGGTTCGGCGCCCTCAGGCTGCAGCAGGCCCTGGACGTCGGAGCCGAAGAACTGGTTACCTGCTGTCCGTACTGCATCACCATGTTCGAAGACAGCCGGATCACCATGGAAATCGAGGACAAGATCGTCATCAAAGACATTACCGAAATCATACAGGCCGTTATCTAA
- a CDS encoding NAD(P)H-dependent oxidoreductase subunit E, with translation MAKYEGKPGALIHVLMEIQSENHWLPKEILNAISDRLNVPLSRVMQVASFYKTFSLTPKGRHRIHVCSGTSCHLRGADELLNSVQELVGVKAGEVDADARFSLETGCCLGSCTLGPEMIVDGEHHGRLSSDRVEEVLKNYA, from the coding sequence ATCGCCAAATACGAAGGCAAGCCCGGCGCGCTGATTCACGTGCTGATGGAAATCCAGAGCGAAAATCATTGGCTGCCCAAGGAGATCCTGAACGCCATCAGCGACAGGCTGAACGTTCCCTTAAGCCGGGTGATGCAGGTTGCCTCTTTCTACAAAACCTTCAGCCTGACGCCCAAGGGCCGCCATCGGATCCATGTATGCAGTGGCACCTCCTGTCATCTGCGGGGCGCGGACGAGCTGCTGAATTCGGTTCAGGAGTTGGTGGGTGTCAAGGCCGGAGAAGTAGACGCGGACGCCAGATTCAGTCTGGAGACCGGCTGTTGCCTGGGCTCCTGTACCTTGGGGCCGGAGATGATCGTGGATGGAGAACACCATGGCAGGCTTTCTTCCGACAGAGTGGAAGAAGTGCTGAAAAATTACGCATAA